The DNA sequence tactctgtatttgttgttattaatccatgcatgtttagtgcttgattaattgtctctgcgcttaatttatgttcatgcttaatgatcagtttcattcatcattaattggtgtatgtatTGCTTAATctcataatgaatgccttatgttaaatttcgcttagtaatttaatttagtgttggattaagtggttgaactgataaaggataaattctcgtaacctaggataagagacttgcttgtgaatcaaggggaaacaacgtgttttaattatgatattttctaattaaatcttgttcgctgtttaatttacaaaaacaaacaccccgCCAttcattactattttattactatttgttatgaacgttgaccattgctcgttgggagacggcCTAgaatcacttcctagatactgcatttttaatgtttatttgattcgggtacgacctcgatcaatgacccaaaattgctaacaatctcccactggtcacaaatatatatatatatatatatatatatatatatatatatatatatatatatatatatatatatagcgaTATCTGaatattaaaacatatatatatatatatatatatatatatatatatatatatatatatatatatatatatatatatatatatatatatgtatgtatgtatgtatatccAAATGCCAAGATATGTATACATAAAATCTAACatagaacataaaatacattaaaGTGACTAACTCTCACTAAACCAAAGATTCCTCGAACTGTAAAACACTCATGTGAGTAACATGCTCATGAAAGATCTTGGGTGGAAATCCCTTAGTAAAAGGATCTGCTATCATGGAGTTTGTCCCTAAGTGTTCTATGGAAATTTGTTCATTCTGTACCTTTTCCTTAACAACTAGGAACTTGATATCAATATGTTTCAACTTGGTCGAGCTCCTATTATTGTTAGAATGCAATACAACTGATTTATTGTCACAATATAACTTAAGTGGTCTTTCAATTTCTTCCACAATTTGCAGCCCTGTGATAAAATTTCTCAGCTATATTCCATGATTTGATGTCTCATAGCATGCCACAAATTATGTTGCCATAGTGGATGAAGTAGTAAGGGTTTTCTTGGCACTGCGCCAAGAAACCGCACCACCAGCTAACATGAAAATGTAACCTGAAGTGCATCTCAAACTATCTAGGCATCCTGCAAAATTCGAGTCAGAATACCCAGTAATCTCCAACTGATCTGACCTCTTGTATGTGAGCATACAATACTTTGTTCTCTTTAAATACCTCATAACTCTTTTGGCTGTTTTCCAATGATCCATTCCTGGATTGCTTAAATTTTTGTCTAATACCCCAACTATGTATACTATATCCGAACTTGTACATACTTGGGCATACATCAAACTCCCTACAGCTGATGCATAGGGAATCTTCTGCATTTCTAGAATTCCCAAATTTCTTTTTGGGCACTGTTTGAGACTGAACTTGTCTCCCTTAGCAACTAGAGTATCCCCGAATTTACATTCCTGCGTGCCAAACCTTTTAAGTACCTAATACAAAGGAGGCGTCACCAAGATCTTTCATTTCGAAGTTTCTTGATAGAAATCTCTTGGTTTCGTGCAACATGCCTATATCATTAGTGGCAAGCattatgtcatcaacatataagacCAGAAAACGTACTTGCTCCCACTGAATTTGTGATACAcacaatcatcaacaagattcaTCTCGAAACCAAATAAGAGAATTACTTGATGAAATTTGTGATAACATTGACGAGATGCATGTTTTAGCCCGTAAATGGATTTTGTCAATTTGCAAACCATATTCTTTGGGTCTCCCAacacaaagttttctggttgcacCATATAAATTGTCTCATCAATGTTGCCCTTGAGAAATGTcgtcttaacatccatttgatgaaaCTCTAAATCATAATGTGCAACAAGAGCCATGATTGTCCTAAAAGAGTCTTTCGATGAAACTGGAGAGAAAATCTTTTTAAAGTCAATCCTTTCCTTTTAGGTATAGCCATTTGCCACAAGACGAGCTTTATACCTCTCCACATTACCATTGGAATCCCGCTTGGTCTTAAATATCCATTTGCAACCAATGAGTTTCACACCTTCTAGTAATGGGACAAGTTCCTAAACCTTGTTGTCTTGCATGGACTTATGCTTTTCATTCATTGCTTTAATCATACCATTATTTTCCTCACGTTCCTGGCAAAATACCACATAATCATCTGGAATAGCATTTCTCCTTTCTCTTATAGATCTCCGCAAAGGTACTAGCTCATGAAGCATAGGTTCTTGAGGATCTTGAGTTTGTTCTTCATGAACGACCAAATTATCTTGAGTGGGAgattcaataacaatatcttATAGAGGTTTCAAATTTGCTTTATCAAAAGCAACTGTACGAATTGGTTCTGGAATTGTTACTGATTCTTCCTCTAAGACAAAGTCTCTAACCTTATTCTTCCTCCTAAACTCAATATCCTCAAAGAATGTGGCAGTTCTCATctcaaaaattgtctttaatttgggatcataaaatttatagccCCTAGATCTTTCAGAATAACCAATAAAATAGTTGCTTATTGTTCAGGAGTccaatttcctttcatttgGCTTATAAAGTCTTACCTCAGCTGGACATCCCCATACATGAAAATGTTTCAGACTAGGCTTTCGCCCAACCTAAAGCTCATAAGGTGTTTTGGCAGCTGCCTTGGTTGGCACTCTATTTGAATATAAGCTACAGTCTTTAATGTCTCTCCCTAGAGTGACTCTGGTAAGTTAGAATGACAAATCATGCttcttaccatatccttaagagttaTATTTCGTCTTTCAGCTacaccattcatgctaggtGACCCCGACATGGTGTACTGTGGGACGATTCCACATTCCTCTAGGTACCTAGCAAAAGGCCTCAGACGTTGTTCACCTGAACTGTCATATCTGTCATAGTATTCACCACCACAGTCAGATCTGACACTCTTGATTCTTTTGTTGAGTTtattttcaacttcaactttaaatgttttgaaCACATTCAGAGATTGTGACTTTTCATATATAAGAAACAGGTATGCATATCTGGAGTAATCGTctataaatgatataaaatattattgatcaTTACATGAAGGTGTATGAAATGGCCCACAAATGTCTGTATGTATCAATTCCAAGATGTCTGTAGCTTTATATGCACCTAATTTCTTGCTTTTTGTCTGTTTACCTTTAATGCATCTAACACAAACATCAAAGCTTGTGAAATCAATGGAATCCAAGAT is a window from the Glycine max cultivar Williams 82 chromosome 2, Glycine_max_v4.0, whole genome shotgun sequence genome containing:
- the LOC121174101 gene encoding secreted RxLR effector protein 161-like; this encodes MALVAHYDLEFHQMDVKTTFLKGNIDETIYMVQPENFVLGDPKNMVLKRFGTQECKFGDTLVAKGDKFSLKQCPKRNLGILEMQKIPYASAVGSLMYAQVCTSSDIVYIVGVLDKNLSNPGMDHWKTAKRVMRYLKRTKYCMLTYKRSDQLEITGYSDSNFAGCLDSLRCTSGYIFMLAGGAVSWRSAKKTLTTSSTMAT